The following DNA comes from Miscanthus floridulus cultivar M001 chromosome 5, ASM1932011v1, whole genome shotgun sequence.
TTCTCCTGCTGAAGATGCCGCGGCTCTCTTGAAGGCGTTCCAAGGTTACTGCTGCTCCTGAATCCTGATCTTTCTGACTGTAGCGCGCGTAACATGCTCAAATTTTTGTGGTTCATTCAGGATGGGGCACCGACGAGCAGGCGGTGATATCCATCTTAGCTCACCGCGACGCGACCCAGAGGAAGCAGATCGCGCTGGAGTACGAACACAAGTACAGCGAGAGCCTAATCCAGCGCCTGCAGTCAGAGCTCTCCGGCGATTTTGAGGTTCAGATTAGTGTGCATGCATTTGCCCTCCTGCTCCGATGAGCTTATTTTTTGTCAGTTCAGTTCGCCTGACCGCTAATGCGTTTGCAGAGAGCAGTGTACCACTGGATGTTTGACCCCGCCGAGAGGCAGGCTGTGATGGCGAACGCCGCAACGGAATGCATACAGGAGGAGTACCCGGTGATCGTGGAGGTCGCGTGCACCAACTCGTCCGCGGAGCTCGTGGCCGtcaagaaggcataccatgcCCTGTACAGGCGCTCCCTGGAAGAAGACGTCGCCGCTCGTGCCACGGGCAACCTTCGCAGTGTACGTGCAGCTAGCTGCAGTTCGCTTACTTGTTCACCATGCATCCAGCATCCTTGACGACGACACTCCTTGTCGTGCCGGCCGGCTAGCTACCTAACCTGTCCTCGTACGTACGTCACCTTCGTTCAGCTTCTGCTCGCGCTGGTGAGCACGTACAGGTACGACGGCGACGACAACGTGGACATGGAGCTAGCGCGATCAGAGGCGAAGATCGTGCACGAGGCTGTGCGGCGCGCCGCGGCAGCGGGGGGTCACGAGGAGCTCATCAGGGTGGTGGGCACCAGGAGCAAGGCGCAGCTCAGGGCCACGTTCGGCTGCTTCAAGGACGAGCACCGCGGCAGCGTCACCAAGGCGCTGCCGCGTGGGGACGACCCCACGGGGTGCCCCCGCGCGCTGCGGACGGCGGTGCGGTGCGTTGCGGATCCCAGCAAGTACTTCGCCAAGGTGAGGCGGTGGTCGTCGACGATGATCGTCGTCGTTGTTGAACTGAACGGAACTGATTATTGTTGCCGTTGTATGTGTTGGCTGAAAAGATCGATTCTGAGATGGATTAGGCACGCACGCAGGTGCTGAGGAACGCGACGCGCGAGTCTGCAGGGACCGACGAGGATAGCCTGACGAGGGTGGTGGTGATGCACGCGGAGAAGGACGACATGGGGGCCATCTGCGCCGCGTTCCAGAAGAGGGCGTCGTGCACCTTGGAACAGGCCATCGCCCAGGAAACCTCGGGGGACTACAGGAGCTTCCTGCTGGCTCTTCTTGGAAGCTAAACAGcagtatacatatatataatataatgctAATGCATGATCCATCGGTCGACGGCCATAATATCTCGTCGATTATATTACGAAACAAAATAACGGTCTTAGTAGCTGTTTAATTAGACAGTGAGATGATGCAGGGGCGTGGTACAGTTACAGTGTGCGTTTTCAGTACTACCTTATATATTTATTAGTTTGGAGTAATATAAAATGTAACAAGTGAAGGCAATAAcaacaaaaactatatatatatatataccatctCCTTT
Coding sequences within:
- the LOC136451559 gene encoding annexin-like protein RJ4; this translates as MAIITVPRVVPSPAEDAAALLKAFQGWGTDEQAVISILAHRDATQRKQIALEYEHKYSESLIQRLQSELSGDFERAVYHWMFDPAERQAVMANAATECIQEEYPVIVEVACTNSSAELVAVKKAYHALYRRSLEEDVAARATGNLRSLLLALVSTYRYDGDDNVDMELARSEAKIVHEAVRRAAAAGGHEELIRVVGTRSKAQLRATFGCFKDEHRGSVTKALPRGDDPTGCPRALRTAVRCVADPSKYFAKVLRNATRESAGTDEDSLTRVVVMHAEKDDMGAICAAFQKRASCTLEQAIAQETSGDYRSFLLALLGS